From Anaerolineales bacterium, one genomic window encodes:
- a CDS encoding DUF1294 domain-containing protein, with product MRASLRFGALGLVLLAVGMAALYSPAWSVRAAYASWLVAASAVTFVFYGVDKLQAKRSGLRVPEAELHALALVGGFAGGFAGRAVFRHKLRKPVFGRVLWLSLGLQLVCVATWLAASA from the coding sequence ATGAGAGCATCCCTGCGGTTCGGCGCGCTGGGGCTGGTGCTGCTGGCTGTGGGCATGGCAGCGCTGTATTCCCCCGCATGGAGCGTGCGGGCCGCCTATGCCAGTTGGCTTGTGGCGGCGAGCGCGGTCACGTTCGTCTTCTACGGCGTGGACAAACTGCAGGCCAAGCGCAGCGGTCTGCGGGTCCCTGAGGCCGAACTGCATGCTCTGGCGCTGGTCGGAGGATTTGCCGGTGGATTCGCCGGCAGGGCTGTGTTCCGCCACAAGCTGCGCAAGCCGGTCTTCGGGCGGGTGCTGTGGCTGAGCCTGGGGCTGCAGCTGGTGTGCGTGGCGACCTGGCTGGCCGCCAGCGCCTGA
- a CDS encoding GNAT family N-acetyltransferase, protein MVIDELSAASLDAALMDDLRRLLPHLTSRSLDLAQETPAALGDPATTLLVAREQPAGRVVGMVSLIRYHVLTGRRARIEDLVVDPEFRGRGIGEQLMQAALARARQDRAQVVDLTSNPRRSAANRLYLRLGFTRWETNVYRLVLEEA, encoded by the coding sequence ATGGTCATCGATGAATTGAGCGCGGCCTCGCTCGATGCCGCATTGATGGACGACCTGCGCCGCCTGCTGCCGCACCTGACATCACGCTCGCTGGATCTGGCGCAGGAAACTCCGGCGGCGCTGGGCGATCCGGCGACCACGCTGCTGGTCGCCAGGGAGCAACCAGCAGGCCGGGTGGTGGGGATGGTCAGCTTGATCCGCTACCATGTGCTGACGGGCAGGCGTGCCCGGATCGAGGACCTGGTGGTAGATCCGGAGTTCCGGGGCCGCGGAATCGGAGAGCAGCTGATGCAGGCCGCCCTCGCCCGGGCGCGGCAGGATCGAGCACAGGTCGTCGACCTGACGTCCAACCCGCGGCGATCCGCTGCAAATCGCCTCTACCTGCGCCTTGGCTTCACACGTTGGGAGACCAATGTCTACCGTCTTGTGCTGGAAGAGGCGTAG
- a CDS encoding DUF4332 domain-containing protein, translating into MTKLIDIEGVGPAYAAKLQKAGVRSAGALLERGGTPAGRKEVAAASGVSEVLILEWVNHVDLFRIKGVGSEYADLLEAAGVDTVIELAQRNVENLHPKLIAYNQQKKLVRRPPGANQVHNWIQQAKKLPRKISY; encoded by the coding sequence GTGACCAAGCTGATCGACATCGAGGGAGTCGGTCCGGCCTATGCCGCCAAGCTGCAGAAAGCTGGCGTGCGTTCGGCGGGCGCCTTGCTGGAGCGGGGGGGCACGCCTGCAGGGCGCAAAGAGGTCGCAGCCGCCTCTGGCGTATCCGAGGTGTTGATCCTGGAATGGGTGAACCACGTTGACCTGTTCCGCATCAAGGGTGTTGGAAGCGAGTATGCGGATCTGCTCGAAGCAGCCGGGGTTGATACCGTCATCGAACTGGCGCAGCGCAACGTGGAAAACTTGCACCCGAAGCTGATCGCCTACAACCAGCAGAAGAAGCTGGTCCGGCGGCCTCCGGGGGCGAACCAGGTCCACAACTGGATCCAGCAGGCCAAGAAGCTCCCGCGCAAGATCAGCTACTAG